In Aliiglaciecola sp. LCG003, a genomic segment contains:
- the ttcA gene encoding tRNA 2-thiocytidine(32) synthetase TtcA codes for MSKLDTLPENKKYSFNKLQKRLRRNVGKTIADFNMIEDGDKIMVCLSGGKDSYTMLDILMFLKRHAPINFDLIAVNLDQKQPGFPAHVLPNYLDKIDVSYEIVTEDTYSIVMDKVPEGKTTCSLCSRLRRGILYKTATRLGATKIALGHHRDDMLETLFLNMFYGGRLKSMPPKLVSDDGQQMVIRPLAYCSESDITKYSDIVEFPIIPCNLCGSQENLQRKVIKQMLQDWNKRFPGRIESMFKAMQNVVPSHLADSTLFDFTNLQTQGTPYQGGDIGFDEVDFQPANEQSEVVNIINLSQG; via the coding sequence ATGAGCAAATTAGACACATTACCTGAAAATAAGAAATACAGTTTTAACAAATTGCAAAAACGCCTACGTCGCAATGTTGGTAAAACTATTGCCGATTTTAATATGATCGAAGATGGCGACAAAATTATGGTTTGCCTGTCAGGAGGCAAAGACAGTTACACCATGTTGGATATCTTGATGTTTTTAAAACGTCATGCCCCAATCAACTTTGATTTGATTGCGGTTAATCTTGATCAAAAACAGCCAGGCTTTCCCGCTCATGTGCTACCCAATTATTTAGATAAGATTGACGTAAGCTATGAAATCGTTACAGAAGATACCTATTCGATAGTGATGGACAAAGTGCCTGAGGGCAAAACAACTTGTTCGTTATGTTCTCGTCTTCGCAGAGGTATTTTATACAAAACGGCCACACGCTTAGGGGCCACTAAAATTGCTTTAGGTCACCATAGGGACGACATGCTTGAAACCCTATTTTTGAATATGTTCTACGGCGGTAGACTAAAATCTATGCCACCTAAACTGGTTAGTGATGATGGTCAGCAAATGGTCATTCGCCCTCTTGCATATTGTTCTGAAAGCGATATTACAAAGTATTCTGATATTGTCGAGTTTCCCATTATTCCTTGTAATCTGTGTGGCTCTCAAGAGAACTTGCAGCGAAAAGTGATTAAGCAAATGCTGCAGGACTGGAACAAGCGCTTTCCCGGCCGAATTGAGAGCATGTTTAAGGCGATGCAAAATGTGGTTCCGTCTCATCTTGCTGACTCCACTTTATTTGACTTTACTAATTTACAAACACAGGGAACGCCCTATCAAGGTGGCGACATTGGTTTTGATGAAGTGGATTTCCAACCAGCCAATGAGCAGTCGGAAGTAGTCAACATCATCAATTTAAGTCAAGGGTAA
- a CDS encoding patatin-like phospholipase family protein, producing the protein MKIGLALGSGAARGWAHIGIIQALEEMGIKIDVVAGCSIGAYVGAAYASGKLEPLAEWASSLTEWQVFGLMGIGIRKGALASGNKVFKALEDNFCAENFDQLIKPFGVVATDLYSGKEVSFLDGPIGQAVRASCAIPALFPPVSYQGRWLVDGAVVNPVPVNICRHLGADFVFAVNLSADFRPELQLSFQKEHEHNQQRTNDFFEKGQSFMQRIFGGKFKKEDESTEANAELGAIQDLDDLTATAEDVTQSPTHSDASEVAGINTANMEIPEVQPMAAEAKSHPVKLKSMDSSPSMLGVMSSSLDILQARVTRSRLAGDPPDILIEPQLRDFGIMEFHRAEELIEEGRQSVMRVAEQIKYQLRMV; encoded by the coding sequence ATGAAAATAGGTTTGGCTTTAGGTAGCGGTGCAGCCAGAGGATGGGCCCACATCGGTATTATTCAGGCACTAGAAGAAATGGGCATTAAGATAGACGTAGTAGCCGGTTGTTCTATTGGCGCCTATGTAGGTGCAGCCTATGCTAGTGGTAAACTTGAGCCTTTAGCTGAATGGGCAAGCTCTCTAACCGAATGGCAAGTATTTGGTTTAATGGGTATTGGCATTCGTAAAGGGGCTTTAGCCAGCGGGAATAAAGTTTTTAAAGCCTTGGAAGATAACTTTTGTGCGGAAAATTTTGACCAGCTAATTAAACCTTTTGGTGTGGTTGCGACAGATTTATATAGTGGTAAAGAGGTGTCATTTTTAGATGGCCCAATCGGGCAAGCGGTGCGTGCTTCCTGTGCCATTCCAGCATTATTCCCACCAGTTTCTTATCAAGGCAGATGGTTGGTTGATGGCGCAGTTGTTAATCCGGTACCCGTCAATATTTGTCGGCATTTAGGCGCCGATTTCGTTTTCGCGGTAAATTTAAGTGCAGACTTTAGACCTGAATTACAGCTATCATTTCAGAAAGAACATGAACACAATCAGCAACGTACAAATGACTTCTTTGAAAAAGGACAGTCTTTTATGCAGCGCATTTTTGGCGGTAAATTTAAAAAAGAAGATGAATCTACCGAAGCCAATGCCGAATTGGGCGCAATTCAAGATTTAGATGACTTAACAGCTACAGCTGAAGACGTGACTCAATCACCCACACATAGTGATGCCTCAGAGGTCGCAGGTATCAATACGGCTAATATGGAAATCCCTGAAGTACAGCCAATGGCTGCGGAGGCCAAGTCTCATCCGGTGAAGTTAAAATCGATGGACTCTAGTCCAAGCATGCTGGGTGTTATGTCTAGCTCATTGGATATCTTGCAGGCCCGTGTAACACGCTCACGATTAGCTGGCGACCCACCTGACATTTTAATAGAGCCTCAGTTGCGAGATTTCGGCATAATGGAATTCCATCGAGCAGAAGAGTTAATCGAAGAAGGTCGTCAGAGTGTTATGCGCGTTGCCGAACAGATCAAATACCAACTCCGCATGGTGTAA
- a CDS encoding glucosaminidase domain-containing protein, with translation MRVNLMHNPDTFTFSRILYLSSIWIFGVVVLSYPFLFPPEKEFNDPSDSYIPFKEADLPDFSSVRQVVERKKAFFDYLTPAINNHNTIIIRKRQFLHTIEHKVNSHKSLTLKEKHRLKKMAKTYRVDTDLPKQEIVAKLLKRIDVIPPELVLMQAANESAWGTSRFAREGYNFFGLWCFRKGCGFVPKSRNDGAAHEVAKFKNLDTAMATYFRNLNRHYAYEDLRTIRHQLRSNHQPITAEALAKGLHRYSERGEDYIDELIKMIRFNRKFINQ, from the coding sequence ATGAGAGTAAATTTGATGCATAACCCCGATACCTTTACCTTTAGCCGAATCTTATATTTATCTTCGATTTGGATATTTGGCGTAGTTGTCCTGAGTTATCCATTTTTATTTCCCCCGGAAAAGGAATTTAATGATCCTAGTGATAGTTATATTCCTTTTAAAGAAGCAGATTTACCCGACTTTTCCTCTGTACGACAGGTAGTCGAGCGTAAAAAAGCCTTTTTCGATTACTTGACCCCAGCAATTAATAATCACAACACTATCATAATCAGAAAGCGTCAGTTTTTACATACCATTGAGCACAAGGTTAATAGTCACAAATCCTTGACCCTTAAAGAGAAACACAGACTCAAAAAAATGGCCAAGACTTATCGCGTTGATACTGACTTACCTAAACAGGAAATCGTCGCCAAATTATTAAAACGGATAGATGTCATTCCGCCAGAGCTGGTGTTAATGCAAGCCGCTAATGAATCAGCTTGGGGCACATCACGCTTTGCCAGAGAGGGCTATAACTTTTTTGGTCTTTGGTGTTTTCGCAAAGGCTGCGGATTTGTGCCAAAATCACGAAACGACGGTGCGGCTCACGAGGTAGCAAAATTTAAAAATTTAGACACCGCCATGGCGACCTATTTTCGCAATCTAAATCGACATTATGCGTATGAAGATTTACGCACTATTCGACACCAGCTACGTAGTAATCATCAACCCATCACAGCAGAGGCATTAGCTAAAGGTCTGCATCGCTATTCAGAGCGGGGAGAGGATTACATTGATGAATTAATAAAAATGATCAGATTCAACCGGAAGTTTATAAATCAATGA
- the uspE gene encoding universal stress protein UspE: protein MSAFNKILAVMDPSVTQQKSLLRAMNIAQKTGASITALLCIYDFSYEMTTMLSIDERETMRQAIVDEKTDWLADIVEPLVTGCSQSVDIKVVWHNRPFESILYEVIDNSYDLIVKGTQQHDSLKSVIFTPTDWHLLRKSPVPVLLVKDHDWPDNGNVLAAIDINTEDEEHKNLNHKVSQSCQVFAQLLNGNANLVNSYAGTPVNIAIEIPEFDPVGYTEAVKQHHIDAMHEHGAQYKISPARIYVREGLPEHVIPQIAEEIDAELLIMGSIGRTGITAALMGNTAEHVVDSLNCDILALKPDEFDCPIKR, encoded by the coding sequence ATGTCAGCTTTTAATAAAATACTTGCGGTAATGGATCCTTCTGTCACACAGCAAAAATCATTACTGCGCGCCATGAATATTGCTCAAAAAACCGGCGCCAGTATTACCGCATTGCTATGTATCTACGACTTCTCATATGAAATGACCACTATGTTATCGATTGATGAGCGTGAAACTATGCGCCAAGCTATCGTAGATGAAAAAACCGATTGGCTAGCAGATATCGTAGAACCCTTGGTTACTGGATGTAGTCAATCTGTCGATATTAAAGTTGTTTGGCATAACCGCCCTTTCGAAAGTATTCTGTATGAAGTCATTGATAATAGTTACGATTTAATCGTTAAAGGGACGCAGCAACACGATAGCTTAAAGTCTGTTATTTTTACTCCAACTGACTGGCACTTGTTGCGAAAATCACCTGTTCCGGTGTTGCTAGTCAAAGATCATGATTGGCCGGATAATGGTAATGTTTTGGCCGCTATAGATATCAATACTGAAGATGAAGAACACAAAAATTTGAACCACAAGGTTAGCCAATCTTGTCAGGTTTTTGCTCAACTGTTAAATGGCAACGCCAACTTGGTAAATTCCTACGCGGGTACACCGGTGAATATCGCCATTGAAATCCCCGAGTTCGATCCGGTTGGGTATACCGAGGCGGTTAAGCAGCATCATATCGATGCTATGCATGAACATGGTGCCCAGTATAAAATATCCCCTGCTCGTATCTATGTTCGAGAGGGCTTACCTGAGCATGTTATTCCGCAAATTGCAGAAGAGATCGACGCAGAACTTTTAATTATGGGCTCAATTGGACGTACTGGTATCACCGCTGCATTGATGGGTAATACCGCTGAACATGTCGTGGATTCCCTGAACTGTGACATACTCGCGTTGAAACCTGACGAATTTGACTGCCCGATTAAGCGCTAA
- a CDS encoding DUF2987 domain-containing protein: MKKLVIIVLNLFIFNSIAEPLSVDYGNFYSHLKKIDDEDTPALQFAFGFKNIDGSGLCHIKQVKIVTQKVTLPVEITAEQRFLLPTEKALKQAKAMVVLTLTEANNKCDMSVQLETKNKYLKTQYSNQELVDLLNQYDQFFDDMGGFLSFMMPDVDGLNFHIENLAVQPMAQGVVSDNGHIFLSKSWIEQGKDLTLSSAPHRITAITKQ, from the coding sequence ATGAAAAAACTAGTAATAATAGTTCTAAATTTGTTCATTTTTAATAGTATCGCTGAACCCTTGAGTGTTGACTATGGCAACTTCTATAGTCATTTGAAAAAAATTGATGACGAAGATACACCAGCATTGCAGTTTGCTTTTGGTTTTAAAAATATCGATGGCTCGGGCTTGTGCCATATTAAACAAGTAAAAATTGTCACCCAAAAAGTAACCCTTCCCGTAGAGATAACCGCTGAGCAACGGTTTTTACTGCCAACCGAAAAAGCATTAAAACAAGCTAAAGCTATGGTTGTTCTCACACTTACAGAAGCGAATAATAAATGCGATATGTCTGTTCAGTTGGAAACCAAAAATAAGTATCTGAAAACCCAATATAGCAATCAAGAATTAGTCGATTTACTAAATCAATACGACCAATTTTTTGATGATATGGGTGGTTTTTTATCGTTCATGATGCCAGATGTGGATGGCTTGAATTTTCATATTGAGAACTTAGCAGTACAGCCCATGGCACAGGGTGTAGTTAGCGATAATGGCCATATCTTTCTCTCAAAAAGCTGGATAGAGCAGGGCAAGGACTTAACCTTATCTTCTGCTCCACATCGCATCACTGCGATTACGAAGCAGTAG